The Hymenobacter swuensis DY53 genome includes the window GTACGGATGCGCAGGTGAACTTCGCCGCCAACAACAGCTTCGGCGACCTGCTGCCCATAGCGGGCGGCGCTGCCCAAGATCCGGACCGGTTTAGCCTGCGTTTGCGCGGCAGCCTCACTATCACTACCGCCGGAGACTATACCTTTTACCTGACCTCCGATGATGCCGCGTACCTCTGGCTGGATGATAATGCCCTGGCATTGCCTGCGGCTCTTTCTACTGCCCTCATCGACAATGGCGGCGGCCATTCCAGCCTTACTCGCTCAGCTACGGTAACGCTGCCGGCCGGCCGCCACAACGTGCTGATTCTGTACGGGGAGGACTGCTGCGACAATGTACTGGTGTGGGAGTATGAAGGCCCCGGCATTTCCCGGCAGGTAGTGCCCGCCTCGGTACTGTGCACCTCGGTGGTGCCGCTGCCGCTGGCCCCGCAGGCCATTACCTACACCCCGGCTACTAGGGCCCTGCCTACCGGTGCCTCGCGCAACTCCGGCGTGCCGGTGGTGCAGGATGGGGGCGCGGCCGTTACGGAGTTTGCCGTGACCAACGCGGGTGCGCTGCCGGCGGGTATTACTATCAACGCCACTACGGGAGTACTGACGGCGGCGGCTTCCGTGGCCCAGGGGACATATGATGTGGATGTGGCCATCAGCAACGCCAACGGTACCAGTTCTTTTCGGAACGCCTTCCGGTTTCTGGTCACGGCTCCGCTGCCCGGCGGCTGTGGTGGCCCCGACCCCGCCGGCGAGCCAGCCTCAGCGGGCCTGTACGCCGAATATTTCAGCGGCTATTTTGCCGATGATCCGGGATTCTTCACCACCCTCACGCCGGGCTTGGTCCGCACCGATCCTCAGGTGAATTTCGCCGCCAGTTACAGCTTCGGAAACCTGCTGCCCGTAGCCACCGGCACCACCCAGGACCCCGATGAGTTCAGCCTGCGCCTGCGCGGCAGCCTGTACCTGGCCACTACGGGTTCTTATACCTTCTACCTGACGGCCGATGACGCCGCCTACCTCTGGCTGGATAACAATGCGCTGGCACTGCCAGCCGTGCGCCCCGATGCGCTTATCGATAATGGGGGCTACCATCCGGCCACTACCGTAGCGGTTACGGTAACGCTGGGCGCGGGCCTGCATAACGTGCTGCTGCTATACGGTGATAATGGCTTGGGTAACAGCCTAGTGCTGGAGTACGAAAGCACCGGCCTGGGCATCAGCCGGCAGGTGGTGCCCGGTACGCTGTTCTGCACTTCGGTACAGCCTCTGCTGCCGCCCCCGGCCGCCCTGGGCTACTCGCCCAAAAGTCTGCGGCTGGTAGTCGGTGCTTCGGCTACCTCTGCCGCTCCCACGGTTACGAGTGCCTCGGCCGTAGTGGAATACGCCATTACTAACACGGCTGACTTGCCGACGGGCATTACCATCAATGCCGCCACCGGTCAGGTGACGGCCAATGCCACAGTGCCCGAAGACAGCTACCAGCTAGATATAGCTGCGCGTAATGCCGGGGGCAGTGCCGTCTTCGCCCGCTCGTTGTCGGTGCAGGTGGTGCCGCCCGCGCCGGTCGGGTGCTCCGGGCTTGATGCGGGCGGCCGGCCGGCTTCGTCAGGATTATACGCCGAGTTTTTTCCGGGTTACTTCAACGATGATCCGGCCTTTTTTAACACCACTACCCCCGCCCAGGGGCGCAATGTGGAGGTGCTCGATTTCAGCAGCCCCGAAAGCTGGGGCGACCTGACCGGAGCGGCCGGCGGCACCCCCGAAGACCCGGATAGCTTCAGTGCCCGCTTCAAAGGCCGCATCCGGATAGCGGTAGCCGGTACCTATACCTTCTACCTGACCGCCGATGATGGGGCCTTTCTATGGCTGGATAACGCCGCCTTGGCCTCAACCCCGGCCATTGCTCAGGCACTCATTCAGAACGGCGGCCAGCACTCTGAAACCACTGAGCAGGCCAGCATCTATCTCAGCGCCGGCCTGCACGATATTCTGGTGCTATACGGCGAAAATGCAGCTTTCAACAGCCTGAAGCTGGAATACGCCAGTACCGAGGCCGGCGTGGCCCGGCAGCTCACTCCCACAGCCGGTTTGTGCTCCTCCAGCTCCAATGCGCCACTGCCCGTAACGCTGGTCCGGTTTGGGGCCCAGCCCCAGGATGTTGATGTGGCCCTCAGCTGGGAAACGGCTCAGGAGCTGAACAGTGCGTCGTTTGAGGTAGAACGCTCCGCCAACGGACAAGTATTTGAGGTACTTGGCCAGGTAGCCGCGGCCGGCACCACTACCCAGCGTCAACGCTACACGTTTACTGACCGCGCCCCGTTGTCGGGCATCAGTTACTACCGGCTGCGTCAGCTCGATCTGGATGGCACGGCCCACCTTTCCGGCGTGGTGGTGGTGCAGTGGGGCGGGGCCGTGGTGACGCAGCTGCGGCTGTTCCCGAACCCCAGTCCCAACGGTGAGGTGACAGTGGAGCTGACCCAGCCTACCCCCGAAGCCACCACCGTGGAAGTCTTGGATCTGCGCGGGGCAGTGGTCCACCGCCAACTAGTGCCGGCCGCCACCCACCCCCAGGAAGTGCCCCTGAAGCTGCGCAAATTGCCCGTGGGCATCTACCTCCTGCGCCTGATAACTCCCACGGGCATTACCACCCGCCGGCTGATGCTGCAATAACCGGGCAGGCTTCTGATACGCAAAAGGCTCCAACGACGTGCCGTTGGAGCCTTTTTGCGTCAGGATCTGGCTGATGGATTTGCTTATTCGCGGTGGACGCGGCCGCTGCCTACCACCGAGCTTTTTACCTGCGGATTGCCCGTCACATACACCTCGCCCGAGCCCACAATACTGGCCTCCAGCAGTTGCGTGGCCTGCACCCGACAGTCGCCGGAGCCGCTGATGCTCACGCTGCAGGTTTTGCTTTGCAGCTTAGCCGCCTGCACGCCGCCCGAGCCGCTCACGCTGATGGCCTGTTCCGGGGCTACCCCCGCCGCCTGAATGGTGCCCGAGCCCGAGAGAGAGGAGCTGATTTTATCGGCCGTAACGCTGGTGAGCTGAATCCCGCCCGAACCGCTGACAGCCAGATCCAGATTAGCCGCTTTAATGTCGTCGGCCGCCTTGATGGTACCGGAGCCGCCTACCGACAGGCCCTTGATGACGGGCATGGTCACGTACACCGTGACGTTGCCTTTCATGTTATACCAGCTCATGCCGCTTTGCTTTTTGGTATTGATGCGCAGCTTGTTGTTGGTGACGATGGTTTCGAGGTGGGCCAAGTCCTCGGCGTCGCCCTGTACTTCTACTTTCTGCGGGCTGCCCTGGCGCAGCACCACCTTCATCGAACCGCCCAGGCCTACCGAGGTAAAAGCGCCTACAGAGCGGGTTTCGCGAGTATCAGCCATACGGAAAGCAGATAACAGCACAATGGCCATGAGCAGGCCCGGCAGCAGGAAACGAAAGGCTTTCATAACAAAACAGCGTTG containing:
- a CDS encoding PA14 domain-containing protein, with protein sequence MQAQPTGCTGTSPGGQPADNGLYAEYFSGYFADDPAFFTDNSHPASLIRTDAQVNFAANNSFGDLLPIAGGAAQDPDRFSLRLRGSLTITTAGDYTFYLTSDDAAYLWLDDNALALPAALSTALIDNGGGHSSLTRSATVTLPAGRHNVLILYGEDCCDNVLVWEYEGPGISRQVVPASVLCTSVVPLPLAPQAITYTPATRALPTGASRNSGVPVVQDGGAAVTEFAVTNAGALPAGITINATTGVLTAAASVAQGTYDVDVAISNANGTSSFRNAFRFLVTAPLPGGCGGPDPAGEPASAGLYAEYFSGYFADDPGFFTTLTPGLVRTDPQVNFAASYSFGNLLPVATGTTQDPDEFSLRLRGSLYLATTGSYTFYLTADDAAYLWLDNNALALPAVRPDALIDNGGYHPATTVAVTVTLGAGLHNVLLLYGDNGLGNSLVLEYESTGLGISRQVVPGTLFCTSVQPLLPPPAALGYSPKSLRLVVGASATSAAPTVTSASAVVEYAITNTADLPTGITINAATGQVTANATVPEDSYQLDIAARNAGGSAVFARSLSVQVVPPAPVGCSGLDAGGRPASSGLYAEFFPGYFNDDPAFFNTTTPAQGRNVEVLDFSSPESWGDLTGAAGGTPEDPDSFSARFKGRIRIAVAGTYTFYLTADDGAFLWLDNAALASTPAIAQALIQNGGQHSETTEQASIYLSAGLHDILVLYGENAAFNSLKLEYASTEAGVARQLTPTAGLCSSSSNAPLPVTLVRFGAQPQDVDVALSWETAQELNSASFEVERSANGQVFEVLGQVAAAGTTTQRQRYTFTDRAPLSGISYYRLRQLDLDGTAHLSGVVVVQWGGAVVTQLRLFPNPSPNGEVTVELTQPTPEATTVEVLDLRGAVVHRQLVPAATHPQEVPLKLRKLPVGIYLLRLITPTGITTRRLMLQ
- a CDS encoding head GIN domain-containing protein; the protein is MKAFRFLLPGLLMAIVLLSAFRMADTRETRSVGAFTSVGLGGSMKVVLRQGSPQKVEVQGDAEDLAHLETIVTNNKLRINTKKQSGMSWYNMKGNVTVYVTMPVIKGLSVGGSGTIKAADDIKAANLDLAVSGSGGIQLTSVTADKISSSLSGSGTIQAAGVAPEQAISVSGSGGVQAAKLQSKTCSVSISGSGDCRVQATQLLEASIVGSGEVYVTGNPQVKSSVVGSGRVHRE